In Carbonactinospora thermoautotrophica, the genomic stretch GGAGCTCGGCATCGAGGTGCAGACGATCCAGGAACGCTACGGGAGCGAAGCACCGCGGGTTGCGGACGTTCGGTGGATCGCGGATGCCACCGCGGACGGCTGGGTACTGCTCGGTGCCGACCAGCGGATCCGGTACCGGCCGCTCGAAAGACGAGCGCTGTGCCTGTACAAGGCGCGCTACTTCGCGTTTCCGCGCGGGGACCTGACCGCTCGGCAGATGGTCGATCGGGTCGCGGCCCACTTGGACCACATCGCACGCATCGCCGTCCACGAACCTGGCCCCTACGTCTACCACCTCACCGAGTCACGAGTCGTCGCGATGAAGCTTGACTGCGACGAGCCCGATGAACCGCACGCATGATGCGCGGGCGCTGGTGCGGCTGGACCCGGGGGAGATGCGTGAACTGGTCGTCGAAGCGTGGCGACGCACCGCGCCTCGGCAACTGGTCGCCGCGTACGACGCCGAGCACTGACCGCGCCGGCCCAGGTCCGGATTCGCGACCGTTCCCCGAAGACACCGTCGATACTGTGGAGAGATCGGCGAAGACCGCGTGTATGGGGGGCTCCGGTGGGCGATCGGCGCAGCGATCACGGGCGGAAGCCCCGCTACCGGCGGTTCTTCGCGCGGCTGCGCAGCCGGTGGGTGCTCAGCATGCTGCTGGGCCTGGCGGCGGCGGGCGCGCAGGTGGCGGGCATCGCCTCGGGCTGGAACGAGGTCCCCGTCGAGGCCCGCAGCGCGATGATCGTGCTGGCCGCGGTGCTCACCGCCATGATGTCGATGCTGCCCGGTCTGATCAACTCCGTGCCGAACGGGACTCGGGCGGAGGCGCCCACCGGCCCGGTGCCCCGGCAGTTACCCCCGGTGATCCGGCACTTCACCGGGCGCGAGCAAACGATCACCGACATGCGGGCGTACCTGGAGCACACCCGCGAGCTGGGCACGTTCGTGCCGATGATCGTGATCAACGGCAAGGGCGGGGTGGGCAAGACCGCGCTCGCGGTCCGGTTCGCGCACCTGATCGCCGCCGACTACCCGGACGGCCGGCTCTACGTCAACCTGCGCGGCCAGGAGGAGGGCAAGCGGGATGACCCGGTGGCCGTGCTGGGCCGGTTCCTGGGCGCGCTCGGCGTGGACGTCAACGCGATCGCGGTCGAGGACCTGGACGACCTGAGCGACCTGTACCAGGAGCGCCTCGCCGGCCGCCGCGTCCTGGTCGTCTTGGACAACGCCTGGGACGAGGCCCAGGTGCGCCCGCTGCTGCCGCGACACCCGGACTGTGCGGTCGTCATCACCAGCCGCCGCCCGCTGGCCGGGCTGGTCGACGCGCACCGCGTGCCGCTGGACGTGATCCCGCCCGACGAGGCGGTCGAGCTGCTGGGCAAGGTAGCGGGCGCGGAGCGCGTCGCCAAGGAGCCCGACGCCGCCCAGGAGATCGCACGCCTGTGCGGGTACCTGCCGCTGGCGCTCTGCATCGCCGGCGCCAGGCTCCAGGCCCGGCCGCACTGGACGCTCGCTCACCTCGCGGACCGGCTCCGGGACGAGCGCAGCGTCCTGCGGGAGCTGGAGGTCGGCGAGCAGGCGGTCCGGGCCAGCGTGCACTTGAGCTACGAGGGGCTGGGCAGGCGCGAGCAGCGCGCGTTCCGGCTGCTGGGGCTGGTGCAGGCCGGCTCGTTCGGCGCCTGGGTGCTCGCCGCGCTGGTCGACTCCGATCTCGCCGAGGCCGAGCTGCTCATCGAGGAGCTGGTCGACGCGCAGCTCGTGGAGGTGTACGGGACGGACGCGACCGGCATGACCCGGTACCGGCTCCACGACCTGATCCGCGCGTACGCCCAGGAGCTGGTGCAGCAGGCCTCCAACCGGGAGCGCGACAACGCGGTCAAGCGGCTGGCCGGCGCGTACCTGACCATGGCCGAGCACGCCAGGCGGGCCATCGAGCCCGAGTATGTCGAACCGGGCACCGCGCAGCGCTGGCGACCCGGCGACCGGTCGCTGGCCGCGCTCGTCCAGCGCCAGCCGCGGGCCTGGTACATCGCCGAGTGCCCGGGCCTGGCGCGGGTGATCGAGCAGGCGTACGAGCACGGCCTGTGGGAGCTGTGCTGGGAGATCGGCAGCCTGCTCTGCACGAACTTCGAGAGCCTGCGCGGGTACTGGGCGGCCTGGCAGCGCACCTTCGACCTGGCGCTCAACGCGGCCCGCCGGGTGAACAACCGGTACGGGCAGGCGGTCCTGCTCCACGCGCGCGGGGCCTGGTTTCGGGACCAGGACCGGTTCGCTGAGGCGGGTGGGCAGTTCCGGCAGGCGCTCGGGCTCTACCGGGGGCTGGGCTACCGCAAGGGCGAGGCCGAGACGCTGACCAGCATCGGGGATTCCCTGCGCGCGCAGGGCCGGTACGTGGAAGGCGAGGAGATCATCCGGCAGGCGTTGGGGCTGTTCCGCGAGCTGGGCGACCGGGCCGGCGAGGGCCGCGCGCTACGCCACCTGGGCGGCATCCACCGGTCGCTGCACCGGCTCAAGGAGGCCGAGGCCGATCTGCGCCAGGCTCTCGACATCGCCCGTGAGCTGGGTGATCGGAGCGAGGAGGCCCGCACGCTGCGCAGCCTGGGCGGCGTGTGCATCCTGCAGCACCGGTTCGCTGACGCGGACGAGATGCTGGAGCAGGCCGTCTGGCTCCTGGAGGAGCTGGGCGACCAGTCCTGGCGGGCGCGCACCTTGTACACCCTGGCACGGCTGCGCCTGGAGCAGGGCCAGCTCGCCGAGGCCGACGAGCTCCTGGGCGAGGCGCTGGCCACGTTCGAGGAGTTCCACAACCGCCAGTGGGCGGCCCGGGTCCAGCGCGTCCTGGCCGACCTGCGCCGCAGGCAGGGCCGCCTGGACGAGGCACGGCTGCTGATCGAGGAGGCGCTGGACACGTTCAAGGCGCTGGAGCTGCGCCTGTGGTACGCGCACGGGCTGCGCGCCCTGGCCCGCGTCGACCGGGAGCGGCGCGAGTACGCCAGCGCGGCCGAGCACCTGCGGATGGCCATCCATGAGTTCGAGCAGCACGGCGACGACTGGACCAAGGCGGACGCGCAGCGGCTGCTCGGCGGCATACTACGCGCCCAGAAGCGGTACGCCGAGGCGCGCGAGCTGCTGGACGCGGCGCTGGCGACGTTCCGGGAGTTCGAGGACGGCTGGCGCGAGCTGAAGACGTTGCGGGAGCGGGCCATGGTGCGGCGCGCCATGGGCGACCGGGCCGGGGCCAAGGAGGACCGGCGCCGGGCCCGGGAGCTGGCCGCCGCGCTCGCCTGAGGCTCGCTGCCGCGGCCCCCTACAGATCACCGAGGCGGGCGACCACCGCGCCGTCCTTCTCGCACACCCAGTGCGGGTCCGGGCCGAGTTCCGGCTCGATCCGCAGCTCGTGGGCCTCCCCGCCGTGCCGCTGGCAGACCGGCCAGCGGACCATGCGGTCCAGCAGCGCGTCCTGCACGTCCTGGGCGGCCAGCCCGGCCACGTACTGCGCGCCCTCCGGCCACTGCGCGACCCACCAGCGCCGTTCGGTGATCACGTCATCCAGCAGCGACACGACCTCGGCGGTGTCCGCCCCGTACGCGGCGAGGTCGTGCAGGATCAGCGCGCGGGCGGCGAGCAACGGGTCGGTCATGCTTCCGATACTGGCA encodes the following:
- a CDS encoding PIN-like domain-containing protein, encoding MIRSDLRLFLDRSVGTRKVAAGLRELGIEVQTIQERYGSEAPRVADVRWIADATADGWVLLGADQRIRYRPLERRALCLYKARYFAFPRGDLTARQMVDRVAAHLDHIARIAVHEPGPYVYHLTESRVVAMKLDCDEPDEPHA
- a CDS encoding ATP-binding protein — translated: MGDRRSDHGRKPRYRRFFARLRSRWVLSMLLGLAAAGAQVAGIASGWNEVPVEARSAMIVLAAVLTAMMSMLPGLINSVPNGTRAEAPTGPVPRQLPPVIRHFTGREQTITDMRAYLEHTRELGTFVPMIVINGKGGVGKTALAVRFAHLIAADYPDGRLYVNLRGQEEGKRDDPVAVLGRFLGALGVDVNAIAVEDLDDLSDLYQERLAGRRVLVVLDNAWDEAQVRPLLPRHPDCAVVITSRRPLAGLVDAHRVPLDVIPPDEAVELLGKVAGAERVAKEPDAAQEIARLCGYLPLALCIAGARLQARPHWTLAHLADRLRDERSVLRELEVGEQAVRASVHLSYEGLGRREQRAFRLLGLVQAGSFGAWVLAALVDSDLAEAELLIEELVDAQLVEVYGTDATGMTRYRLHDLIRAYAQELVQQASNRERDNAVKRLAGAYLTMAEHARRAIEPEYVEPGTAQRWRPGDRSLAALVQRQPRAWYIAECPGLARVIEQAYEHGLWELCWEIGSLLCTNFESLRGYWAAWQRTFDLALNAARRVNNRYGQAVLLHARGAWFRDQDRFAEAGGQFRQALGLYRGLGYRKGEAETLTSIGDSLRAQGRYVEGEEIIRQALGLFRELGDRAGEGRALRHLGGIHRSLHRLKEAEADLRQALDIARELGDRSEEARTLRSLGGVCILQHRFADADEMLEQAVWLLEELGDQSWRARTLYTLARLRLEQGQLAEADELLGEALATFEEFHNRQWAARVQRVLADLRRRQGRLDEARLLIEEALDTFKALELRLWYAHGLRALARVDRERREYASAAEHLRMAIHEFEQHGDDWTKADAQRLLGGILRAQKRYAEARELLDAALATFREFEDGWRELKTLRERAMVRRAMGDRAGAKEDRRRARELAAALA